Proteins from a genomic interval of Shewanella seohaensis:
- the dacB gene encoding D-alanyl-D-alanine carboxypeptidase/D-alanyl-D-alanine endopeptidase has product MTHSINKDKLQASFTRPKLKGLLLGSMLSILLPTQAIAAIHPLDESTFAKQIADIAPRHSQVALLARDLSTNTLLYSQQADTLFIPASTQKVLTAVTAMANLGPDFRYVTELWSDAPIRQGHIAGSVYLRFSGDPTLTQDDLKALFAHLQKQGITSIEGHLYLIGDKQEQLQAPGWVWDDLGICFAAPVSSYIINQNCVYGQFAPSSAKHASEVKLRTSSFGVKVSSDAIFSPKAGHDFCQLDLVRLGQNQYHLRGCYPGSEAIPLAIAISDPEKFAMDTLTATLKGEMSLSGKVKIGNTIPSKAKLIASHSSAPLPELLKTMLLKSDNLIADSLFKRVGQNYYKAQGSFTHGAAAMRHILTELGIDLTNANIVDGSGLSRYNLLSAKQLADVLALIYQDARFHTLIDSLPEAGVSGTLQYRLGYTKPPLKHLVFAKTGSMQGVANLAGFMRLAQQRDILFVVLENGISPETQKQRKPAFSADFLTRLLSAVETKTQTSQATTTELSTVKLSD; this is encoded by the coding sequence ATGACGCACTCGATAAACAAGGATAAGTTGCAGGCATCATTCACTCGCCCCAAGCTTAAGGGGTTACTCTTAGGCAGCATGTTAAGTATTCTGCTGCCAACCCAAGCGATTGCAGCAATACATCCGCTGGATGAGTCGACATTTGCCAAGCAAATCGCCGACATTGCCCCGCGTCATTCGCAAGTCGCTTTGCTGGCCCGAGATTTAAGTACTAATACCCTGTTATACAGCCAACAAGCCGATACCTTATTTATCCCCGCCAGCACACAAAAGGTGCTGACCGCCGTTACCGCTATGGCCAACCTTGGCCCAGATTTTCGCTATGTCACTGAGCTCTGGAGTGATGCGCCCATTCGCCAGGGTCATATTGCGGGCAGTGTTTATCTGCGTTTTAGCGGCGATCCGACGCTGACTCAGGACGATCTTAAGGCCTTGTTTGCCCATCTACAAAAGCAAGGCATAACAAGCATTGAGGGGCATCTCTATCTTATCGGGGATAAACAAGAGCAATTACAAGCACCTGGTTGGGTGTGGGATGACCTAGGTATTTGCTTTGCCGCGCCGGTGTCGAGTTACATCATCAATCAAAACTGCGTTTATGGGCAGTTTGCGCCAAGCTCAGCCAAGCATGCTTCTGAGGTCAAATTAAGGACATCTAGTTTTGGGGTAAAAGTGAGTAGCGACGCCATATTCTCCCCTAAAGCAGGCCATGATTTTTGCCAGCTCGATTTAGTACGCCTTGGCCAGAATCAATATCATCTACGGGGCTGCTATCCCGGTAGTGAAGCGATACCACTGGCGATTGCCATTAGCGATCCCGAAAAATTTGCCATGGACACCCTAACAGCGACGCTCAAGGGTGAAATGTCACTTTCGGGGAAAGTGAAAATAGGCAACACCATCCCTTCGAAGGCGAAACTGATCGCCAGCCATAGCAGCGCGCCCTTGCCTGAGCTGTTAAAAACCATGCTGCTTAAGTCGGATAACCTGATTGCCGATAGTTTGTTTAAGCGCGTGGGGCAAAATTATTACAAAGCCCAAGGCAGCTTTACCCATGGTGCTGCGGCGATGCGCCATATTCTGACTGAGCTTGGGATTGATTTAACCAACGCCAATATTGTCGATGGTTCAGGGCTTTCTCGCTATAACCTGTTGAGCGCAAAACAATTAGCCGATGTACTGGCGCTCATTTACCAAGATGCACGCTTTCACACCCTCATTGACAGTTTGCCCGAGGCCGGTGTCAGCGGCACTCTGCAATATCGCTTGGGATATACTAAACCGCCCTTAAAACATCTAGTGTTTGCCAAGACTGGCTCGATGCAAGGCGTCGCCAATTTAGCAGGTTTTATGCGTTTAGCGCAGCAGCGGGATATTCTCTTTGTGGTGCTCGAGAATGGCATCAGTCCTGAAACCCAAAAGCAACGTAAACCCGCCTTTAGCGCCGACTTTTTAACTCGGTTGCTGAGTGCTGTCGAAACTAAAACTCAGACCAGCCAAGCAACGACCACAGAGCTGAGCACCGTTAAGTTAAGTGATTAA
- the rpsA gene encoding 30S ribosomal protein S1, with amino-acid sequence MTESFADLFEQSLQTLEFRPGSIVRGTVVAIENGMVLVDAGLKSESPIPAEQFKNAQGVLEIAVGDEVDVALDSVEDGFGETQLSREKAKRHEAWIVLEKAYEDAETVIGVINGKVKGGFTVELNGIRAFLPGSLVDVRPVRDTAHLENKELEFKVIKLDQKRNNVVVSRRAVIESESSAERDALLENLQEGQAVKGIVKNLTDYGAFVDLGGVDGLLHITDMAWKRVKHPSEIVNVGDEINVKVLKYDRERTRVSLGLKQLGEDPWLEISKRYPENTKLTGRVTNLTDYGCFVEIEEGVEGLVHVSEMDWTNKNIHPSKVVNLGDEVEVLVLDIDEERRRISLGLKQCKTNPWDDFATRYNKGDKVTGKIKSITDFGIFIGLDGGIDGLVHLSDISWNGTGEEAVSDYKKGDEIHAVVLSVDPERERISLGVKQTEDDPFNAYLADKKKGTIVNGTVSAVDAKGVTVELADTVEGYIRVADISRERIEDASTVYSVGDAIESKFMGVDRKNRSISLSIKAKDEADEKEAMANLNKQDDVAMSNAMAEAFKAARK; translated from the coding sequence ATGACTGAATCTTTTGCTGATCTATTTGAACAATCCCTTCAAACTCTGGAATTCCGTCCAGGTTCTATCGTTCGTGGTACTGTCGTTGCTATCGAAAACGGTATGGTACTGGTTGACGCAGGTCTTAAGTCTGAAAGCCCAATCCCAGCTGAGCAATTCAAAAACGCTCAAGGCGTTCTAGAAATCGCAGTTGGCGACGAAGTTGACGTAGCCCTAGACTCTGTTGAAGACGGTTTCGGTGAAACTCAACTTTCTCGTGAGAAAGCTAAGCGTCACGAAGCTTGGATCGTTCTAGAAAAAGCTTACGAAGATGCTGAAACTGTAATCGGTGTCATCAATGGTAAGGTTAAAGGCGGTTTCACCGTTGAACTAAACGGTATCCGTGCGTTCCTACCAGGTTCTCTAGTTGACGTTCGCCCAGTTCGCGACACTGCTCACCTAGAAAACAAAGAACTAGAATTCAAGGTTATCAAGCTAGACCAGAAGCGTAACAACGTTGTTGTTTCTCGTCGTGCTGTTATCGAATCAGAAAGCAGTGCAGAGCGTGATGCACTGTTAGAAAACCTACAAGAAGGTCAAGCCGTTAAGGGTATCGTTAAGAACCTGACTGACTACGGTGCATTCGTTGATTTAGGTGGCGTAGACGGTCTGTTACATATCACAGATATGGCTTGGAAGCGCGTTAAGCACCCATCTGAAATCGTCAACGTTGGTGACGAAATCAACGTTAAAGTACTTAAGTACGATCGTGAGCGCACTCGCGTTTCACTAGGTCTTAAGCAACTTGGCGAAGATCCATGGTTAGAAATCAGCAAGCGCTACCCAGAAAACACTAAGTTAACTGGTCGCGTCACTAACCTAACTGACTACGGCTGCTTCGTTGAAATCGAAGAAGGCGTTGAAGGCTTAGTACACGTTTCTGAAATGGATTGGACTAACAAGAACATCCACCCATCTAAGGTTGTTAACCTAGGTGACGAAGTTGAAGTTCTGGTTCTGGACATCGATGAAGAGCGTCGTCGTATTTCTCTAGGTCTTAAGCAGTGTAAGACTAACCCATGGGATGACTTCGCAACTCGTTACAACAAAGGCGACAAAGTTACTGGTAAGATCAAGTCAATCACTGACTTCGGTATCTTCATCGGTCTTGACGGTGGCATCGACGGTCTAGTTCACCTATCTGATATCTCTTGGAACGGTACTGGCGAAGAAGCTGTATCTGACTACAAGAAGGGCGACGAAATCCACGCAGTTGTACTGTCAGTTGACCCAGAGCGTGAGCGTATCAGCCTAGGTGTTAAGCAGACTGAAGACGATCCTTTCAATGCATACTTAGCTGACAAGAAGAAAGGTACTATCGTAAACGGTACTGTTTCTGCTGTTGATGCTAAAGGTGTTACTGTTGAACTAGCTGACACTGTTGAAGGTTACATCCGTGTAGCTGACATCAGCCGTGAGCGCATCGAAGATGCATCTACTGTATACTCAGTAGGTGATGCTATCGAATCTAAGTTCATGGGTGTTGATCGCAAGAACCGTTCAATCAGCCTGTCTATCAAAGCGAAAGACGAAGCTGATGAAAAAGAAGCGATGGCTAACTTGAACAAGCAAGATGACGTTGCTATGAGCAATGCCATGGCTGAAGCGTTCAAAGCGGCTCGCAAATAA
- a CDS encoding SDR family oxidoreductase — protein MLNTTMFNYQGKNVVVVGGTSGINLAIANAFAQAGANVAVASRNQDKIDAAVLQLKQSNPDGIHLGVSFDVRDLAAVEQGFDTIASEFGFIDVLVSGAAGNFPATATKLSANGFKAVMDIDLLGSFQVLKTAYPLLRRPQGNIIQISAPQASIAMPMQAHVCAAKAGVDMLTRTLAIEWGCEGIRINSIIPGPIASTEGFNRLAPSAALQQQVAQSVPLKRNGEGQDIANAAMFLGSEYASYITGVVLPVDGGWSLGGASIAMTALGELATKAQQ, from the coding sequence ATGCTGAATACTACGATGTTTAATTATCAAGGTAAGAATGTTGTCGTTGTCGGTGGTACGAGTGGAATTAACCTCGCGATAGCCAATGCGTTTGCGCAGGCCGGCGCGAATGTGGCGGTGGCGAGTCGCAACCAAGACAAGATTGATGCCGCAGTGTTGCAGCTAAAGCAGTCAAATCCTGATGGTATTCACCTTGGGGTGAGCTTTGATGTCAGGGATTTGGCTGCGGTCGAGCAGGGCTTTGATACTATCGCCTCCGAATTTGGCTTTATTGATGTGTTAGTAAGTGGCGCTGCAGGTAACTTTCCGGCTACAGCGACAAAACTCTCTGCTAATGGCTTTAAAGCCGTGATGGACATTGATCTGCTGGGCAGTTTTCAAGTGCTAAAGACGGCTTATCCTTTACTGCGTCGCCCCCAAGGGAATATTATTCAAATCTCGGCGCCGCAGGCATCGATAGCCATGCCAATGCAAGCCCATGTGTGCGCTGCTAAAGCTGGCGTAGACATGCTGACTCGGACATTGGCGATAGAATGGGGTTGTGAAGGGATCCGTATAAACTCCATTATTCCCGGACCAATCGCTAGCACTGAAGGATTTAACCGTTTAGCACCGAGCGCAGCGCTGCAGCAGCAAGTTGCACAGTCAGTACCGTTAAAACGTAATGGCGAAGGGCAGGATATTGCTAATGCCGCGATGTTTTTAGGATCAGAGTATGCCTCGTACATCACTGGGGTTGTGTTACCCGTTGACGGTGGCTGGTCACTTGGCGGTGCGAGCATTGCAATGACCGCATTAGGCGAGTTAGCGACTAAAGCTCAGCAGTGA
- a CDS encoding acyl-CoA dehydrogenase family protein, translating into MNPYQAPLADMRFLLEQVFDAPNTWAQLPDIAEMVDMDTAGAILEEAAKISAELIHPLNRAGDEQGVLHQDNRVITPDGYKAVYDQYSQGGWVGLCGEPEFGGMGMPKMLGVLVDEMAYSACNAFTLYGSLTAGAALCINAHGSEEIKETYLPKLYSGEWAGAMDMTEPQAGSDLRNIRTRAIPQDDGSYAISGSKIFITGGDHDLTENVIHLVLAKLPESKGISLFLVPKTMVNADGSLGLANGVSVGSIEHKMGLKGSATCVMNFDDAKGYLIGEPNRGLVCMFTMMNYERLAIGIQGLGSAQAAYQMAADYAKERNQGVAAGGSPTGSDSDPIIVHGDVRRMLLTIRAMIEAGRALSVFTGKQLDLAKYAEDEVKAKAARYVGLLTPVAKAFLTDRGLDATIMAQQVFGGHGYIRETGIEQLVRDTRIAQIYEGTNGIQAIDFLGRKVTGDNLATLKEFVAELKAQMREFTQVDAVKVSAVCARLDALVNVAESINEQKLTQPALINASAVDFLDAFGFTLYGFYWLAMLDKAVGAEDKQFAEQKSYLAKFYFDKLLPKADYHLAQVRAGDTSTMAMPAELF; encoded by the coding sequence ATGAATCCTTACCAAGCTCCGTTAGCGGATATGCGTTTCTTATTGGAACAGGTTTTTGATGCGCCAAATACTTGGGCACAACTCCCTGATATTGCTGAAATGGTCGATATGGATACGGCCGGCGCGATTCTCGAAGAAGCCGCGAAAATCAGTGCTGAATTAATCCATCCGCTTAACCGTGCTGGCGATGAGCAAGGCGTTCTCCATCAGGATAATCGAGTGATTACGCCCGATGGTTATAAAGCCGTTTACGATCAATATTCCCAAGGCGGCTGGGTGGGTCTGTGTGGTGAACCCGAGTTCGGCGGTATGGGTATGCCGAAAATGCTGGGGGTGTTAGTCGATGAAATGGCTTACAGCGCCTGTAATGCATTTACTCTGTATGGCTCACTCACGGCGGGTGCTGCATTGTGTATTAATGCCCACGGCAGTGAAGAGATTAAAGAAACCTATTTGCCGAAACTTTACAGCGGTGAATGGGCAGGTGCCATGGATATGACTGAACCTCAGGCGGGCTCAGATCTACGTAATATCCGTACCCGTGCTATCCCACAGGATGACGGCAGTTATGCCATTAGTGGCAGCAAAATCTTTATCACGGGTGGCGATCATGATTTGACCGAGAACGTCATTCACTTAGTGCTGGCAAAGCTTCCTGAAAGCAAAGGTATTTCGCTGTTCCTCGTCCCTAAAACCATGGTTAATGCCGACGGCAGTTTAGGCCTGGCGAACGGCGTGAGCGTGGGTTCCATCGAACATAAAATGGGGCTTAAGGGCTCGGCTACCTGTGTGATGAACTTTGATGATGCTAAGGGTTACCTGATTGGTGAGCCAAATCGTGGTTTAGTGTGTATGTTCACTATGATGAACTACGAGCGTTTAGCCATCGGTATTCAAGGGCTTGGCAGTGCGCAGGCCGCTTATCAAATGGCCGCCGATTATGCCAAAGAGCGCAACCAAGGCGTTGCCGCTGGCGGCTCACCTACGGGCAGCGATTCCGATCCTATCATTGTGCATGGTGATGTGCGTCGTATGCTGTTGACTATCCGTGCGATGATAGAAGCGGGGCGCGCACTCTCGGTATTTACCGGTAAACAACTCGATTTAGCAAAATATGCCGAGGATGAAGTCAAAGCTAAGGCTGCTCGCTACGTAGGATTGTTAACACCAGTTGCGAAAGCATTTTTAACCGACCGCGGTTTAGATGCCACTATCATGGCGCAGCAAGTGTTTGGTGGTCATGGTTATATTCGCGAAACCGGTATTGAGCAGTTAGTACGTGATACTCGTATTGCACAGATTTACGAAGGTACTAACGGTATTCAGGCCATCGACTTCCTCGGTCGAAAAGTCACTGGCGATAATCTCGCGACCCTTAAGGAGTTTGTGGCCGAGTTAAAGGCGCAAATGCGTGAATTTACTCAGGTCGATGCGGTGAAAGTTTCCGCCGTTTGTGCCCGTTTAGATGCCTTAGTCAATGTTGCCGAATCCATTAATGAGCAAAAGTTGACTCAACCAGCGCTCATTAACGCCAGTGCGGTCGACTTTTTGGATGCCTTTGGCTTCACTCTGTATGGGTTCTATTGGTTAGCCATGTTGGATAAAGCGGTGGGTGCTGAAGATAAACAGTTTGCCGAGCAAAAATCCTACCTCGCTAAATTCTATTTCGACAAATTGCTGCCTAAGGCTGACTATCACTTAGCGCAAGTGCGCGCGGGAGATACCAGCACAATGGCGATGCCAGCAGAGCTGTTCTAA
- a CDS encoding DUF1904 domain-containing protein has translation MPHISMRGLPQAVVAELSQTLLQSLAAICKGNAESFTLDWIPSISYRNGRIDQRFVQIELLWFPVDPDIHLKVEQTIRLAVTEAYPELTQIAVMFLSLTPSASYRGGQHV, from the coding sequence ATGCCTCATATTAGTATGCGCGGCTTGCCACAGGCAGTTGTTGCAGAGCTTAGCCAAACATTACTGCAGTCTTTGGCGGCTATATGTAAAGGTAATGCAGAGAGTTTTACATTAGATTGGATCCCAAGCATCAGCTACCGTAATGGCAGAATTGATCAACGCTTTGTCCAAATCGAATTGCTTTGGTTTCCGGTCGACCCTGATATCCATCTTAAAGTAGAACAAACGATCAGGCTGGCAGTGACAGAAGCCTATCCAGAATTAACCCAAATTGCGGTGATGTTTTTGTCACTGACCCCAAGCGCTTCCTATCGGGGTGGTCAGCATGTTTAA
- a CDS encoding DUF2058 domain-containing protein — protein sequence MANALQEQLLKAGLASKQKVRDVKTQKRRDKKARVDDGSSALKHEIAEQKRLQAEKDKALNEQRFAEATARGQVRGLVSEFTQFAIKIPSHAEVKFNYTLDNKIYSVYIDEKIQSELLKGLLGIVRYEDKSYLVPHKLAERVNLLVPQWCGYLWQQDEGKAIEVEDDPYADYAIPDDLMW from the coding sequence ATGGCGAATGCATTACAAGAGCAGCTGCTTAAGGCTGGCCTTGCCAGTAAACAAAAAGTGCGTGATGTGAAGACGCAAAAACGTCGCGATAAAAAGGCGCGGGTAGATGATGGTTCGAGTGCATTGAAACACGAGATCGCCGAGCAAAAACGACTCCAAGCTGAAAAAGATAAAGCATTGAACGAGCAGCGCTTTGCCGAAGCGACAGCCCGTGGGCAAGTGCGTGGCTTAGTGAGTGAATTTACGCAATTTGCGATTAAGATCCCAAGCCATGCCGAGGTCAAGTTTAACTATACCCTCGATAATAAAATCTATTCAGTCTATATCGATGAGAAAATCCAATCGGAACTGCTTAAAGGCCTGTTAGGGATCGTTCGATATGAAGATAAGAGCTACCTTGTCCCCCATAAATTGGCTGAGCGCGTTAATTTGTTGGTGCCACAATGGTGCGGTTATCTATGGCAACAGGATGAAGGGAAGGCGATAGAGGTCGAAGATGACCCCTATGCTGATTATGCGATCCCGGACGATTTAATGTGGTAA
- the ihfB gene encoding integration host factor subunit beta, with translation MTKSELIEKLASRQSQLSAKEVESAIKEMLEQMATTLEGGDRIEIRGFGSFSLHYRAPRTGRNPKTGSSVELEGKYVPHFKPGKELRERVDAVNV, from the coding sequence ATGACTAAATCCGAACTGATCGAAAAACTTGCCAGTAGGCAGTCGCAGCTGTCGGCAAAAGAAGTAGAAAGCGCTATTAAAGAGATGTTGGAGCAGATGGCAACAACATTAGAAGGCGGGGACCGTATCGAGATCCGTGGCTTTGGTAGTTTTTCCCTTCATTATCGTGCACCACGTACAGGTCGTAATCCTAAGACTGGTTCATCAGTTGAACTGGAAGGCAAATACGTACCGCACTTTAAGCCTGGCAAAGAACTGCGTGAGCGCGTTGACGCAGTTAATGTATAA
- a CDS encoding LapA family protein, with product MKSFVATVLVALLFIVALIFGARNEQVVTISYFVAQGEYRLPVVLAVVFFAGFMLSWLVASYYIVKLKLALAATRKN from the coding sequence GTGAAATCTTTTGTAGCGACAGTCCTTGTGGCACTGTTATTTATCGTGGCATTGATTTTTGGTGCGCGTAATGAACAAGTAGTGACGATCAGCTACTTTGTGGCTCAGGGTGAGTACCGTTTACCCGTAGTATTAGCCGTGGTTTTCTTTGCAGGCTTTATGTTGAGTTGGCTCGTGGCCAGCTATTATATTGTCAAACTGAAATTGGCTTTAGCGGCGACCAGAAAAAATTAA
- the pssA gene encoding CDP-diacylglycerol--serine O-phosphatidyltransferase — MLDKLGGIAVQPEALTWLLTPCRFKAELLSRIENAKDSIYIAALYLEDDEAGREILQALMTAKANNPALDVKILVDFHRARRGLIGHKGDSGNYLMYRKVMAEAEHPIDIMGVPVKSREFMGVLHLKGFVIDDAVIYSGASLNNIYLQQNDKYRFDRYHVIESAELARSMRTMIQRYIIADPAVASLTQDAQQEVLPPKTDVRSFKLRLSQAQYEFNATRSGNRVTPLLGLGRKHNLLNKAVIAMVEESKDRLFICTPYFNPPYILVRALAKHLRKGKRIDIVVGDKTANDFYIPPEQDFSTIGALPYLYEQSLRKFAKRQQWAIDNGQLNIHLWKHGINSYHLKGISADGRKHLITGSNLNPRAWALDLENGLLIHDESGSWKAQFEAEQSHILEHTQRLYHYSQVDTLQSYPAPVKKIMNRIRRLKADFLLRRIL; from the coding sequence TTGCTAGATAAGCTTGGTGGAATAGCCGTTCAACCCGAGGCTTTAACGTGGTTGCTTACGCCATGCCGATTTAAGGCAGAATTGCTTAGCCGTATCGAAAATGCCAAGGACAGCATTTATATCGCCGCACTCTATCTTGAAGACGATGAGGCGGGGCGCGAAATTTTACAGGCCTTGATGACGGCTAAGGCGAATAACCCCGCGTTAGATGTCAAGATTTTGGTCGATTTTCACCGTGCTAGACGCGGCTTGATTGGTCACAAGGGCGACAGCGGTAACTATCTGATGTACCGCAAGGTCATGGCTGAGGCAGAGCATCCTATCGATATTATGGGCGTGCCGGTCAAATCCCGTGAGTTTATGGGCGTGCTGCACCTTAAGGGCTTTGTGATTGATGATGCTGTGATTTACAGCGGTGCCAGCCTGAATAACATTTATCTGCAGCAAAACGATAAATACCGTTTCGACCGTTACCATGTGATTGAGTCGGCCGAGTTAGCGCGCAGTATGCGCACTATGATCCAGCGCTACATTATTGCCGATCCTGCCGTTGCCTCGCTCACTCAAGATGCGCAGCAAGAAGTCTTGCCACCTAAAACCGATGTGCGCAGCTTCAAACTGCGATTATCACAGGCACAGTACGAGTTTAACGCGACCCGCAGTGGCAACCGTGTCACCCCTTTACTGGGATTAGGCCGCAAACATAACCTGCTGAATAAAGCCGTGATAGCCATGGTGGAAGAGTCAAAAGACAGACTGTTTATTTGCACGCCTTATTTTAATCCTCCCTATATTTTGGTGCGTGCCTTGGCTAAGCATCTGCGTAAAGGCAAACGTATCGACATAGTGGTAGGGGATAAAACGGCGAATGACTTTTACATTCCGCCCGAGCAGGATTTCTCTACCATAGGGGCCTTGCCGTATCTGTATGAGCAATCGCTGCGTAAATTTGCTAAGCGTCAGCAATGGGCAATCGATAATGGCCAGCTTAATATTCACCTGTGGAAACACGGTATCAATAGCTATCACCTCAAGGGGATTAGCGCCGATGGTCGTAAGCATTTGATCACGGGCTCAAACTTAAACCCAAGAGCATGGGCGCTGGATTTAGAGAATGGGTTACTCATTCACGATGAAAGCGGTAGCTGGAAGGCGCAATTCGAGGCCGAGCAAAGCCATATCCTCGAACACACTCAAAGACTGTATCACTACAGTCAAGTGGATACCTTACAAAGCTATCCCGCCCCAGTGAAGAAGATTATGAATCGTATTAGAAGGCTAAAAGCAGATTTCCTGCTCAGACGCATTCTCTAA
- the cmk gene encoding (d)CMP kinase, which yields MSERAPVVTIDGPSGAGKGTISQLLAKHLGWQLLDSGAIYRVLALAAIHHDVELENEESITLLAAHLDVKFLTGNEKDPVQVILEGEDVTTAIRTQECSNAASKVAAFPRVREALLRRQRAFRTAPGLIADGRDMGTVVFPTASAKLYLTASAEERAQRRYNQLQDKGFDVNIDRLLAEIIERDDRDMNRPVAPLVPAEDALVIDTSHKGIDEVLELALNYINQKLSNTN from the coding sequence ATGTCTGAACGGGCTCCTGTAGTCACAATCGACGGCCCAAGTGGTGCTGGTAAAGGGACAATTAGTCAATTATTGGCTAAGCATCTTGGGTGGCAACTGCTTGATAGTGGTGCTATTTACCGAGTACTTGCGTTAGCTGCAATTCACCACGATGTAGAACTGGAAAATGAAGAATCCATCACACTCCTAGCTGCGCACCTTGATGTGAAATTTTTAACCGGCAACGAGAAAGATCCAGTTCAAGTGATCTTAGAAGGTGAAGACGTCACAACTGCGATACGTACTCAAGAATGCTCAAATGCGGCCTCTAAAGTGGCGGCATTTCCCCGTGTGCGGGAAGCCTTATTACGCCGTCAACGTGCCTTTAGAACGGCACCTGGATTAATCGCCGATGGCCGCGACATGGGCACGGTTGTTTTCCCAACGGCATCGGCTAAATTATATTTAACTGCTTCTGCAGAGGAGCGGGCTCAAAGGCGCTATAATCAGTTGCAGGACAAGGGCTTCGATGTTAATATCGACCGTCTTTTAGCTGAAATTATCGAGCGTGACGACCGCGATATGAATCGTCCAGTGGCACCTTTGGTCCCTGCCGAGGATGCGCTCGTTATCGATACTAGCCATAAAGGTATTGATGAAGTACTTGAGCTTGCGCTCAACTACATCAACCAAAAATTATCCAACACTAACTAA
- the lapB gene encoding lipopolysaccharide assembly protein LapB, whose amino-acid sequence MLEILFLLLPIAAGYGWYMGRRSIRQNQSNQRKQLSRDYFTGLNFLLSNESDKAVDLFISMLDVDDETIDTHLSLGSLFRKRGEVDRSIRIHQNLIARPTLTNEQRDIAMMELGKDYLAAGFYDRAEEIFLNLVSQDDHSEESETQLIAIYQVIKEWQKAIDITKRLSRKRQQVLKPIIAHFYCQLADETSDDADKIKLLQQALKQDPKCGRALLTLAKKFLYAKDYNQCKSMLMTLKKADIELFADALPTAKQVYRDTQDKEGYQELLAGAMAEGAGASVVVALAQHMISLDEIQAAENMVLDALYRHPTMKGFQHLMQMHLRQAEEGQAKQSLTMLEQLVEQQIKFRPSYRCKECGFPSHTLYWHCPSCKKWGTIKRIRGLDGE is encoded by the coding sequence ATGCTTGAGATCCTCTTCCTGTTGCTTCCTATTGCTGCCGGTTACGGTTGGTATATGGGGCGGCGGAGCATAAGGCAAAACCAGAGTAACCAGCGTAAACAATTAAGTCGTGATTATTTCACCGGCTTGAATTTCCTGTTGTCGAACGAGTCAGACAAAGCGGTCGACTTGTTTATCAGTATGCTCGATGTGGACGATGAAACCATCGACACCCATCTTTCCCTCGGTTCACTATTTCGCAAACGCGGTGAAGTTGACCGCTCTATCCGTATCCATCAAAACTTAATCGCACGTCCCACACTCACCAATGAGCAGCGCGATATTGCAATGATGGAACTGGGTAAAGATTACCTTGCAGCGGGGTTTTACGACCGAGCGGAAGAGATTTTCCTGAATTTGGTGAGTCAAGATGACCATAGCGAAGAGTCTGAGACGCAGCTGATTGCCATTTATCAAGTCATTAAGGAATGGCAAAAAGCCATCGATATCACCAAGCGCTTAAGTCGAAAGCGCCAGCAGGTGCTTAAACCGATTATCGCCCATTTTTATTGTCAGCTTGCGGACGAGACCAGTGATGATGCTGACAAGATCAAGCTATTACAACAGGCATTAAAACAAGATCCTAAGTGCGGCCGTGCCTTACTCACGCTCGCCAAAAAATTTCTCTACGCTAAGGATTACAACCAGTGCAAATCTATGCTGATGACACTGAAAAAGGCCGACATAGAACTCTTCGCCGATGCCTTACCCACGGCGAAACAAGTGTATCGTGATACCCAAGATAAAGAGGGTTATCAAGAATTATTAGCGGGCGCGATGGCCGAAGGCGCGGGCGCCTCTGTGGTGGTAGCGCTTGCTCAACATATGATTAGTCTCGATGAGATACAAGCTGCTGAAAACATGGTGTTAGATGCCCTGTATCGCCATCCCACCATGAAGGGATTTCAGCACTTAATGCAGATGCACCTGCGTCAAGCTGAAGAAGGTCAAGCCAAACAAAGTTTGACTATGCTTGAGCAACTAGTTGAACAACAAATTAAATTCCGTCCAAGTTATCGCTGTAAAGAATGCGGTTTCCCATCCCACACCCTGTATTGGCATTGCCCCTCCTGTAAAAAATGGGGCACCATTAAACGGATCCGTGGTTTAGACGGTGAATAA